A portion of the Streptomyces platensis genome contains these proteins:
- the asnB gene encoding asparagine synthase (glutamine-hydrolyzing): MCGITGWISYEHDLTRQRATLEAMTETMACRGPDAAGRWLDTHAAFGHRRLAVIDPDGGKQPMTVTHDGRTLVVTTYSGEVYNYRELRAELEQLGHTFRTRSDTEVVLHAYLQWGEAFAERLNGMYALALWDPRSRQLLLVRDRMGIKPLYYHPTPDGVLFGSEPKAILAHPSLRPTVDAEGLAELITFTKTPGHAVYQGMHEVRPGHLVRVGRGGVTVKRYWALTAREHTDDLGTTVAHIRTLLDDIVDRQLIADVPLCTLLSGGLDSSAITALAAGALAAQGRGPVRSFAVDFTGYTENFRPDDLRSTPDGPYAHALAEHVRTEHQDIVLDTAALMDPGHRAAVLAARDLPNGFGDGDTSLYLLFKAIREQSTVALSGESADEVFGGYRWFHDPEAVHADTFPWIAAGLSGRFAGGDGTREALLDRGLLAKLDLPGYTARRYREALAEVPCLDSDTGLQRRMREISYLHLTRFVQILLDRKDRASMAVGLEVRVPFCDHRLVDYVFNTPWSMKTFDGREKSLLRAATRDVLPDAVADRVKSPYPSTQDPRYIEALHDELQELAADRAAPVRPLLDSGALAQATADGATPGIRPGAELVLGMNAWLRTTGTTLEL, translated from the coding sequence ATGTGCGGAATCACCGGATGGATCTCCTACGAGCACGACCTCACCAGACAGCGCGCCACCCTTGAGGCGATGACCGAAACCATGGCCTGCCGCGGCCCGGACGCGGCCGGCCGCTGGCTCGACACCCACGCCGCGTTCGGCCACCGCCGGCTCGCCGTCATCGACCCCGACGGCGGCAAACAGCCCATGACCGTCACCCACGACGGCCGCACCCTGGTCGTCACCACCTACAGCGGCGAGGTGTACAACTACCGCGAGCTGCGCGCCGAACTGGAGCAGCTGGGCCACACCTTCCGTACCCGCAGCGACACCGAAGTGGTGCTGCACGCCTACCTCCAATGGGGCGAGGCGTTCGCCGAGCGCCTCAACGGTATGTACGCCCTGGCGCTCTGGGACCCACGAAGCCGGCAACTCCTGCTGGTACGCGACCGGATGGGCATCAAGCCGCTCTACTACCACCCCACCCCCGACGGGGTGCTGTTCGGCTCCGAGCCCAAGGCGATCCTCGCCCACCCCTCCCTACGCCCCACCGTCGACGCCGAGGGCCTGGCCGAGCTCATCACCTTCACCAAGACCCCGGGCCACGCCGTCTACCAGGGCATGCACGAGGTACGCCCCGGCCATCTCGTCCGGGTCGGCCGCGGCGGGGTGACCGTCAAGCGCTACTGGGCCCTCACCGCCCGCGAGCACACCGATGACCTCGGCACCACCGTCGCGCACATCCGCACGCTGCTCGACGACATCGTGGACCGCCAGCTGATCGCCGATGTGCCGCTGTGCACCCTGCTCTCCGGCGGCCTGGACTCCTCCGCCATCACCGCACTCGCCGCCGGCGCGCTGGCCGCCCAGGGGCGCGGCCCGGTCCGCTCGTTCGCCGTCGACTTCACCGGCTACACCGAGAACTTCCGGCCCGACGATCTGCGAAGCACCCCCGACGGGCCGTACGCGCACGCCCTGGCCGAGCACGTCCGCACCGAGCACCAGGACATCGTCCTGGACACCGCCGCCCTGATGGACCCCGGCCACCGCGCCGCCGTCCTCGCCGCCCGCGATCTGCCCAACGGCTTCGGCGACGGCGACACCTCCCTCTACCTGCTGTTCAAGGCCATCCGCGAACAGTCCACGGTCGCGCTGTCCGGCGAGTCCGCGGACGAGGTCTTCGGCGGCTACCGCTGGTTCCACGACCCCGAGGCCGTGCACGCCGACACCTTCCCCTGGATCGCGGCCGGCCTCTCCGGCAGGTTCGCCGGGGGTGACGGCACCCGCGAGGCGCTGCTGGACCGCGGCCTGCTGGCCAAGCTCGACCTGCCCGGATACACCGCCCGCCGCTATCGCGAGGCGCTCGCCGAAGTGCCCTGCCTCGACAGCGACACCGGCCTCCAGCGGCGGATGCGCGAGATCAGCTATCTGCATCTGACCCGCTTCGTACAGATCCTGCTCGACCGCAAGGACCGCGCCAGTATGGCCGTCGGCCTGGAGGTCCGCGTCCCGTTCTGCGACCACCGCCTCGTCGACTATGTCTTCAACACCCCCTGGTCGATGAAGACCTTCGACGGCCGGGAGAAGTCGCTGCTGCGCGCCGCCACCCGCGATGTGCTGCCCGACGCGGTGGCCGACCGGGTCAAGAGCCCCTACCCCAGCACCCAGGACCCGCGCTATATCGAGGCGTTGCACGACGAACTGCAAGAGCTGGCCGCCGACCGCGCCGCCCCCGTCCGGCCGCTGCTGGACTCCGGCGCCCTCGCACAGGCCACCGCCGACGGCGCGACGCCCGGCATCCGCCCCGGCGCCGAGCTGGTCCTCGGCATGAACGCCTGGCTGCGGACGACGGGCACCACCTTGGAGCTGTGA
- a CDS encoding GntR family transcriptional regulator, with amino-acid sequence MSPQTLTLTIDPAAAAAPFEQVRTQIADQARDGGLPVGYKLPTVRGLAEELGLAANTVAKAYRALETDGVIETRGRNGSFIAAAGEAADKEAAAAAENYARRAQRLGLDHHAARAAVEEALRATYGTDD; translated from the coding sequence GTGTCCCCGCAGACCTTGACCCTCACCATCGATCCGGCCGCGGCCGCCGCGCCGTTCGAGCAGGTACGCACCCAGATCGCGGATCAGGCCAGGGACGGCGGTCTGCCGGTCGGCTACAAACTCCCCACCGTCCGCGGCCTCGCCGAAGAGCTCGGCCTGGCCGCCAACACCGTGGCCAAGGCCTACCGCGCCCTGGAGACCGACGGCGTGATCGAGACCCGCGGCCGCAACGGCAGCTTCATCGCGGCGGCCGGCGAGGCCGCGGACAAGGAAGCCGCCGCGGCCGCCGAGAACTACGCCCGCCGCGCCCAGCGCCTCGGCCTGGACCACCACGCCGCCCGCGCGGCGGTGGAGGAGGCCCTGCGCGCCACGTACGGGACTGACGACTGA
- a CDS encoding APC family permease — translation MTVQQTSLPASALPDVRRLGVGSGTALCAGAVLGPGVLTLPSLAAAAAGPASILAWVVLLALCVPVAASFAALGARFPDGGGVATYVHRAIGPRAAAVVGWWFYGAVPIGVVSASWIGGKYVADAAGWGGTGAAVVAAAVVAVALVSNAVGLRLSGRVQLLLGGLLAVVLLGTVLAAAPQVSAAHFTPFMPGGWSSVGSAAVVLFFAFAGWEAASHLSGEFADPARDLPRVTRRTLAVITVLYLGLAVATIGALGPAAAGTETPLTELLARSVGGAARPVAAVAALFLTFGAVNSYLAGASRLGAALARDGAAPRALAKGGAPGEVPRRSLTVLGGAAVLVGAAAGFGGADLDLLMRATATCLAAVTLAGLAAALVLLPRRAPLWCGGCASALLTAAVLVFSGWLLLIPAGLACAAVGFLTLRRITR, via the coding sequence GTGACCGTACAACAAACATCCCTCCCGGCATCCGCACTACCGGATGTACGGCGGCTGGGCGTCGGCAGCGGTACCGCGCTGTGCGCCGGGGCCGTCCTCGGGCCCGGCGTGCTGACGCTGCCGTCCCTGGCCGCCGCCGCGGCCGGCCCCGCCTCGATCCTGGCCTGGGTGGTCCTGCTCGCCCTGTGCGTGCCGGTGGCCGCCTCCTTCGCGGCGCTCGGCGCGCGGTTCCCCGACGGCGGGGGCGTGGCCACCTACGTACACCGGGCGATCGGGCCGCGGGCGGCGGCCGTGGTGGGGTGGTGGTTCTACGGGGCGGTGCCGATCGGCGTGGTCTCGGCGTCGTGGATCGGCGGGAAGTACGTGGCCGACGCGGCCGGCTGGGGCGGCACGGGCGCGGCCGTGGTGGCCGCGGCGGTGGTCGCGGTGGCGCTGGTCTCCAACGCGGTGGGGCTGCGGCTGTCGGGCCGGGTGCAGCTGCTGCTCGGCGGGCTGCTGGCGGTGGTGCTGCTGGGCACCGTGCTGGCCGCCGCGCCGCAGGTGTCCGCCGCCCACTTCACCCCGTTCATGCCGGGCGGCTGGTCCTCGGTCGGGTCGGCGGCCGTGGTGCTGTTCTTCGCGTTCGCCGGGTGGGAGGCGGCCAGCCATCTGTCGGGCGAGTTCGCCGATCCCGCGCGGGATCTGCCGCGGGTCACGCGCCGTACGCTCGCCGTCATCACCGTGCTCTACCTGGGGCTCGCGGTGGCCACGATCGGTGCGCTGGGTCCGGCCGCGGCCGGGACCGAGACCCCGCTGACCGAGTTGCTCGCCCGGAGCGTGGGCGGCGCCGCCCGCCCCGTGGCCGCCGTGGCGGCGCTCTTTCTGACCTTCGGCGCGGTCAACTCGTATCTGGCCGGGGCCTCCCGGCTCGGTGCGGCGCTCGCCCGGGACGGGGCGGCGCCGCGCGCGCTGGCCAAGGGCGGCGCGCCGGGTGAGGTGCCGCGGCGGTCACTGACGGTGCTCGGCGGGGCGGCCGTGCTCGTGGGGGCAGCGGCGGGCTTCGGCGGCGCCGACCTGGATCTCCTGATGAGGGCCACCGCCACCTGTCTGGCGGCGGTGACCCTCGCCGGCCTGGCCGCCGCGCTGGTGCTGCTGCCCCGCCGCGCTCCCCTGTGGTGCGGCGGATGCGCGAGCGCCCTGCTGACGGCGGCCGTGCTGGTCTTCTCAGGATGGCTGCTGCTGATCCCGGCGGGACTCGCCTGCGCGGCCGTCGGCTTTCTGACGCTGCGCCGGATCACCCGATGA
- a CDS encoding SpoIIE family protein phosphatase, whose amino-acid sequence MCASQSSRLSGDGVFDLTRTAVVMADRAGVAQGWTKGAERLLGYAVSEAVGRPLGELFAGVATGAPQDSRWESRLAAADGWSGLEAVRHKDGHRLDLEFRVLPLMDAQEHSTRLVLAAEMTRTPWSGASRSFLEGILGMSPIGVAMVNADLQFVWLNDALEQMGGTRREQRLGKRLGEIQPGLAVEAIEAEMRKVLATGTPSVGYEYLGHPESDPQREHAYSTSFFRIEDEAGQVLGVCYMVLDVTESYRARQRMALLNRAAERIGSSLDVWQTAQELADAAVPELADFVTVDLLDALLSGEEPLPEPVDATDLFTMRRAGQQSVREGCPEAVVAIGDAAAYPPSAPVVLSLIEGDSALFQTLDLADAEWAAEDPVRAAHLRELGFHSLMVVPLRARGAFLGTAAFARWQHTGPFQPDDLVLAEEFVARAAISIDNARRYTREHNAALTLQHSLLPHDLPEQCAVEAAYRYLPADSLSGVGGDWFDVIPLSGARVALVVGDVVGHGVHAAATMGRLRAAVQALADLDLSPEEVLAHLDDMVNRVGHDTNADDGVIGATCLYAVYDPVGCRCTLARAGHPAPLLISPAGEGQLLELPTGPPLGLGGMPFESVELPLGEGSLLALYTNGLLLGKALDLDGGITRLRTALADPQAPLEDLCDTVIGALPGGRPVDDVALLLARTRALAPSQLATWEIPADPSAVGQARRSAAGRLAEWGLEDLVFSTELIVSELVTNAIRHASGPISLRMIRARTLICEVSDSSSTSPHLRHARTTDEGGRGLFLIARYAERWGTRYTAQGKIIWAEQSLRSADGPVSANAVDALLEGLDDIGDPSPDGGTEGR is encoded by the coding sequence ATGTGCGCCTCCCAGAGCAGCCGTCTCTCCGGAGACGGCGTCTTCGACCTCACGCGGACGGCCGTGGTGATGGCCGATCGCGCGGGGGTGGCGCAGGGCTGGACGAAGGGCGCCGAGCGGCTGCTGGGCTATGCGGTGTCCGAGGCCGTCGGCAGGCCCCTGGGGGAGCTGTTCGCGGGCGTGGCCACCGGGGCGCCGCAGGACAGCAGGTGGGAGTCCCGGCTGGCGGCGGCGGACGGCTGGAGCGGGCTGGAAGCCGTACGGCACAAGGACGGCCACCGGCTCGACCTGGAGTTCCGCGTGCTGCCGCTGATGGATGCGCAGGAGCACTCGACACGTCTCGTCCTCGCCGCCGAGATGACCCGGACGCCCTGGTCGGGAGCGAGCCGGTCGTTCCTGGAGGGCATCCTCGGTATGTCGCCGATCGGCGTGGCCATGGTGAACGCCGACCTCCAGTTCGTGTGGCTGAACGACGCCTTGGAGCAGATGGGCGGCACCCGCCGCGAGCAGCGCCTCGGGAAGCGGCTGGGGGAGATCCAGCCGGGCCTCGCCGTGGAGGCCATCGAGGCGGAGATGCGCAAGGTGCTGGCCACCGGTACCCCGTCGGTCGGCTACGAGTATCTGGGGCACCCGGAGTCCGATCCGCAGCGGGAGCACGCCTACTCCACCTCGTTCTTCCGGATCGAGGACGAAGCCGGTCAGGTGCTGGGCGTCTGCTACATGGTCCTCGACGTCACGGAGAGCTACCGGGCACGTCAGCGGATGGCCCTGCTGAACCGGGCCGCCGAGCGCATCGGCAGCTCCCTGGACGTCTGGCAGACCGCGCAGGAACTCGCCGACGCGGCGGTTCCGGAGCTCGCCGACTTCGTCACCGTCGATCTGCTCGACGCGCTGCTCTCCGGGGAGGAGCCGCTGCCCGAGCCGGTCGACGCCACGGATCTGTTCACCATGCGCCGGGCGGGGCAGCAGTCGGTACGCGAGGGCTGTCCCGAGGCGGTGGTGGCGATCGGGGACGCGGCCGCCTACCCGCCGTCGGCGCCCGTCGTGCTGAGTCTCATCGAGGGCGATTCGGCGCTGTTCCAGACGCTGGATCTCGCCGACGCCGAATGGGCGGCCGAGGACCCGGTCCGCGCGGCGCACCTGCGGGAACTGGGCTTCCACTCGCTGATGGTGGTGCCGCTCCGGGCGCGGGGCGCCTTCCTGGGGACGGCCGCGTTCGCCCGCTGGCAGCACACCGGGCCGTTCCAGCCCGACGACCTGGTGCTCGCCGAGGAATTCGTCGCCCGCGCCGCGATCTCCATCGACAACGCCCGCAGATACACCCGCGAGCACAATGCGGCCCTCACCCTCCAGCACAGCCTGCTGCCGCACGATCTGCCCGAGCAGTGCGCGGTGGAGGCCGCCTACCGCTATCTGCCGGCCGACTCGCTCAGCGGCGTCGGCGGCGACTGGTTCGATGTGATCCCGCTGTCCGGCGCCCGGGTGGCGCTGGTGGTCGGCGATGTCGTCGGCCACGGGGTGCACGCCGCGGCCACCATGGGGCGGCTGCGGGCCGCGGTGCAGGCGCTCGCCGACCTTGACCTGTCCCCGGAAGAGGTGCTGGCGCACCTGGACGACATGGTCAACCGGGTCGGCCACGACACCAACGCCGACGACGGGGTCATCGGAGCCACCTGCCTGTACGCGGTCTACGACCCGGTCGGCTGCCGCTGCACGCTGGCCCGCGCCGGACACCCCGCACCGCTGCTCATCAGCCCCGCGGGCGAAGGTCAGCTGCTGGAGCTGCCGACCGGACCGCCGCTGGGGCTGGGCGGGATGCCCTTCGAATCCGTCGAACTCCCGTTGGGGGAAGGCAGCCTGCTGGCCCTCTACACCAACGGCCTGCTGCTGGGGAAGGCGCTCGATCTCGACGGCGGGATCACCAGGCTGCGTACCGCCCTGGCCGATCCGCAGGCCCCGCTGGAGGATCTCTGCGACACGGTGATCGGCGCTCTGCCGGGCGGACGGCCGGTCGATGACGTGGCGTTGCTGCTGGCCCGCACCCGCGCCCTGGCGCCGTCCCAGCTGGCGACCTGGGAGATCCCCGCCGATCCGTCCGCGGTCGGCCAGGCCCGCAGGTCCGCCGCCGGCCGGCTGGCGGAGTGGGGCCTGGAGGACCTCGTCTTCTCCACCGAGCTGATCGTCAGCGAACTGGTCACCAACGCCATCCGGCACGCCTCCGGGCCGATCAGCCTGCGGATGATCCGGGCGCGGACGCTGATCTGCGAGGTGTCGGACAGCAGCAGCACCTCGCCGCACCTCCGCCATGCGCGCACCACCGACGAGGGCGGCCGGGGGCTGTTCCTCATCGCCCGGTACGCCGAGCGCTGGGGCACCCGCTACACCGCCCAGGGGAAGATCATCTGGGCCGAACAGTCGCTCCGTTCGGCCGACGGCCCCGTATCGGCGAACGCCGTGGACGCGCTCCTCGAAGGCCTCGACGACATCGGCGACCCGTCCCCCGACGGCGGCACCGAAGGCCGCTGA
- the ddaH gene encoding dimethylargininase encodes MPSKQALVRRPGPRLAEGLVTHIDRRPVDPALALRQWESYVQVLRDHGWHLTEVAPADDCPDAVFVEDTVVMFRNVALLARPGAGERRPEVPDARAAVEALGCSVNEIRAPGTLDGGDILKVGDTVYVGRGGRTNAEGVRQLRAAFEPLGARVVAVPVSRVLHLKSAVTALPDGTVIGHPPLVDDPAAFPLFLPVPEESGAHVVLLGGGKLLMAAGAPRSAELFADLGYQPVVVDISEFEKLEGCVTCLSVRLRELYA; translated from the coding sequence ATGCCCAGCAAGCAGGCGCTCGTCCGCCGCCCCGGTCCCCGTCTCGCCGAGGGGCTGGTCACTCATATAGACCGGCGCCCGGTCGACCCCGCCCTCGCCCTGCGCCAGTGGGAGTCCTACGTCCAGGTGCTGCGCGACCACGGCTGGCACCTCACCGAGGTCGCCCCCGCCGACGACTGCCCCGACGCGGTCTTCGTCGAGGACACCGTGGTCATGTTCCGCAATGTCGCGCTGCTCGCCCGCCCCGGAGCCGGAGAGCGCCGGCCCGAAGTGCCGGACGCCCGCGCGGCCGTCGAGGCGCTCGGCTGCTCCGTCAACGAGATCCGGGCGCCCGGCACCCTGGACGGCGGCGACATCCTCAAGGTCGGCGACACCGTCTACGTGGGCCGCGGCGGCCGCACCAACGCCGAGGGCGTCCGCCAACTCCGGGCCGCCTTCGAGCCGTTGGGCGCCCGTGTGGTCGCGGTGCCGGTGAGCCGCGTACTGCATCTCAAATCCGCCGTGACCGCGCTCCCGGACGGCACCGTCATCGGCCATCCGCCGCTGGTCGACGACCCCGCCGCCTTTCCCCTCTTCCTGCCCGTCCCCGAGGAGTCCGGCGCCCATGTCGTGCTGCTCGGCGGCGGCAAGCTGCTGATGGCCGCCGGCGCGCCCCGCAGCGCGGAGCTCTTCGCGGACCTGGGCTATCAGCCGGTCGTCGTGGACATCAGCGAGTTTGAGAAGCTGGAGGGCTGTGTGACCTGCCTGTCCGTGCGGCTCCGCGAGCTGTATGCATGA
- a CDS encoding lytic polysaccharide monooxygenase auxiliary activity family 9 protein: MTVRRKATGIALIGIAPLALTALTASPAAAHGSMTDPVSRVSACYAEGPESPRSAACKAAVQAGGAQALYDWNGVRDGEAGGRSRTRIPDGKLCSANSAEYKGLDLARADWPSSPMRAGGHTFHYKATAPHRGSFELYLTKAGYDPKKPLKWSDLESKPFAKVVDPKLVNGEYVFDAKVPARSGRHLIYSIWQRSDSPEAFYTCSDVVFGKKAAGTGSAAAPAPSASAPTDAQIAAGAPKSSVGTGHHHHGGEAGHTGTVRSAAADAPAPADHAEANGAHPHGGSRPVGGQRLAETGGDSSTASLAVSGAAVVALGAGVLFLTTRRKAARHRD; this comes from the coding sequence ATGACCGTTCGTCGCAAGGCCACCGGGATCGCACTCATCGGCATCGCCCCGCTCGCGCTCACCGCGCTCACCGCGAGCCCGGCCGCCGCACACGGCTCGATGACGGACCCGGTCAGCCGGGTCTCGGCCTGCTACGCCGAGGGCCCCGAGAGCCCGCGGTCCGCGGCGTGCAAGGCCGCCGTCCAGGCCGGCGGGGCCCAGGCCCTCTACGACTGGAACGGCGTACGGGACGGCGAAGCGGGCGGCCGGTCCCGGACCCGTATCCCGGACGGCAAGCTGTGCAGCGCCAACAGCGCCGAGTACAAGGGCCTGGACCTGGCCCGTGCCGACTGGCCGTCGTCCCCGATGCGGGCGGGCGGCCACACCTTCCACTACAAGGCCACCGCGCCCCACCGGGGTTCGTTCGAGCTGTACCTCACCAAGGCCGGCTATGACCCGAAGAAGCCGCTGAAGTGGTCCGACCTGGAGTCGAAGCCGTTCGCGAAGGTCGTCGACCCCAAGCTCGTCAACGGCGAGTACGTCTTCGACGCGAAGGTGCCGGCGCGGTCCGGACGCCATCTGATCTACAGCATCTGGCAGCGGTCGGACAGCCCCGAGGCGTTCTACACCTGCTCGGACGTGGTCTTCGGCAAGAAGGCGGCCGGCACCGGCAGCGCGGCGGCGCCCGCGCCGTCCGCCTCCGCGCCGACCGACGCCCAGATCGCGGCGGGCGCCCCCAAGTCGTCGGTGGGCACGGGTCACCACCATCACGGCGGCGAGGCCGGCCACACGGGCACGGTCCGGTCGGCGGCCGCCGACGCCCCGGCGCCCGCCGATCACGCGGAGGCCAACGGCGCGCACCCCCACGGCGGTTCCCGGCCGGTCGGCGGGCAGCGGCTGGCGGAGACCGGCGGGGACAGCTCCACCGCCTCGCTCGCCGTGAGCGGCGCCGCCGTGGTCGCCCTCGGCGCCGGGGTCCTGTTCCTCACCACCCGCCGCAAGGCCGCCCGGCACCGCGACTGA
- a CDS encoding pirin family protein, which translates to MSNLEVRPAPSLCGGTGRTGPVRDVQPGKQVPLGESTVVRRLLPNLGRRMVGAWCFVDHYGPDDIVDEPGMQVPPHPHMGLQTVSWLREGEVLHRDSLGSLQTVRPRELGLMTSGRAIAHSEESPHGHGPFLHGAQLWVALPGAHRDTAPSFEHHTDLPVINGGGLSATVILGELAGATSPGTTYSPLVGADLTLTAGTDTRLPLDTDFEYAALTISGESEVDGVRLAPGSLLYLGCGRSELPLRADSDSSLLLLGGEPFEEQIVMWWNFIGRSQQDIEDARTDWTTGSRFGTVHGYDGDRLAAPELPPGPLKPRGRVR; encoded by the coding sequence ATGAGCAACCTTGAAGTCAGACCCGCGCCCAGCCTGTGCGGCGGCACCGGCCGCACGGGCCCGGTCCGCGACGTCCAGCCCGGCAAGCAGGTACCCCTCGGCGAGAGCACCGTCGTCCGCCGGCTGCTGCCGAACCTCGGCCGGCGGATGGTCGGCGCCTGGTGCTTCGTCGACCACTACGGCCCGGACGACATCGTCGACGAGCCCGGGATGCAGGTGCCGCCGCATCCGCACATGGGGCTCCAGACCGTCAGCTGGCTGCGTGAGGGCGAGGTACTGCACCGCGACAGCCTCGGCAGCCTCCAGACCGTACGGCCGCGGGAACTGGGCCTGATGACGTCCGGCCGGGCCATCGCCCACTCCGAGGAATCGCCGCACGGCCATGGCCCGTTCCTGCACGGCGCCCAGCTCTGGGTGGCACTCCCCGGCGCACACCGCGACACCGCACCGTCCTTCGAGCACCACACCGACCTGCCGGTGATCAACGGCGGCGGCCTCTCCGCCACCGTCATCCTCGGCGAACTGGCCGGCGCCACCTCGCCCGGCACCACCTACTCCCCCCTGGTCGGCGCCGACCTCACCCTCACCGCCGGCACGGACACCCGTCTGCCGCTCGACACCGACTTCGAGTACGCGGCACTCACCATCTCCGGCGAGAGCGAGGTGGACGGCGTCCGGCTGGCCCCCGGCTCCCTCCTCTACCTCGGCTGCGGCCGCAGTGAGCTGCCCCTGCGCGCCGACTCCGACAGCAGCCTGCTCCTCCTCGGCGGCGAACCGTTCGAGGAACAGATCGTGATGTGGTGGAACTTCATCGGCCGCTCCCAGCAGGACATCGAGGACGCCCGCACGGACTGGACCACCGGCTCCCGCTTCGGCACCGTCCACGGCTACGACGGCGACCGGTTGGCTGCTCCCGAGCTTCCGCCCGGCCCCTTGAAGCCGCGGGGGCGAGTGCGCTGA
- a CDS encoding Lrp/AsnC family transcriptional regulator, translated as MDDIDSAIVRELQRDARQTNRDLARRLNIAPSTCLERVRALRARGVITGYRATVDLRALNRPVQALLTVRIRPMNREVIERFKAFLTSLPEVLSVYVVAGGDDFLVHVAVPDVDRLHALLMDQVFKRREVVDCRSSVIYQHVANDIIEALPPAGS; from the coding sequence ATGGACGACATTGATTCGGCGATTGTGCGTGAACTACAGCGCGATGCACGGCAGACCAACCGTGACCTGGCCCGCCGGCTGAACATCGCGCCCTCCACCTGCCTGGAGCGGGTCCGGGCCCTGCGCGCCCGGGGAGTGATCACCGGCTATCGCGCGACCGTGGACCTGCGCGCCCTCAACCGGCCCGTACAGGCGCTGCTCACGGTCCGTATCCGCCCGATGAACCGCGAGGTCATCGAGCGCTTCAAGGCCTTTCTGACCTCGCTGCCCGAGGTGCTCAGCGTCTATGTCGTCGCGGGCGGCGACGACTTCCTCGTCCATGTGGCCGTCCCCGACGTCGACCGGCTGCACGCGCTCCTGATGGACCAGGTCTTCAAGCGCCGTGAGGTCGTCGACTGCCGGAGCTCGGTCATCTACCAGCATGTCGCCAACGACATCATCGAGGCGCTGCCGCCGGCCGGCTCCTGA
- a CDS encoding methyltransferase domain-containing protein — protein sequence MSPEAPADPSRQPVTDPLNPPLPTADAAYWEAAAASFDEEPDHGLRDPAVRAAWAARLRSWLPSAPAAVLDLGCGTGSLSLLAAEQGHRVTGIDRSARMIERARTKLAGRDAAFRVGDAAEPPVGERRFDVVLVRHVLWALPDPAAALRHWAGLLTPGGRLVLVEGRWGEADPIGLPADELTALVEPLAVRTRVESLAHDPALWGREVADERYVLIADLPRRHTEVVDVHLVVRRGDEVLLARRAGTGYADGLLNVPSGHAEDGEDVREAVIREAAEEIGLRLAPEDLRVALVMQHCAPPPARPRIGWFFEAEYGVGGEPWNREPDKCAELAWFPLAALPDDMVAYSRAGLDGLRAGHRFLLHWHRPGDAVAHDPSGPGRAVVLDGPGPTG from the coding sequence ATGAGTCCCGAAGCGCCCGCCGATCCGTCCCGTCAGCCCGTGACCGACCCCCTCAACCCACCGCTGCCGACCGCCGACGCCGCCTATTGGGAAGCGGCCGCCGCCTCCTTCGACGAGGAGCCCGACCACGGTCTGCGCGACCCCGCCGTCCGCGCCGCCTGGGCCGCCCGGCTGCGCTCCTGGCTGCCGTCCGCGCCCGCCGCCGTCCTCGACCTGGGCTGCGGCACCGGAAGCCTCTCCCTGCTGGCCGCCGAGCAGGGCCACCGCGTCACGGGCATCGACCGCTCCGCGCGCATGATCGAGCGGGCGCGCACCAAGCTCGCGGGCCGCGATGCCGCGTTCCGTGTAGGTGACGCCGCCGAACCACCCGTGGGGGAGCGGCGGTTCGATGTCGTCCTGGTGCGCCATGTCCTGTGGGCCCTGCCCGACCCCGCGGCCGCGCTGCGGCACTGGGCCGGTCTGCTCACCCCCGGTGGCCGGCTGGTGCTGGTGGAGGGCCGCTGGGGCGAGGCGGACCCGATAGGTCTTCCGGCCGACGAACTCACCGCCCTCGTCGAGCCGTTGGCGGTGCGTACGCGAGTGGAGAGCCTCGCGCACGATCCGGCGCTGTGGGGCAGGGAAGTGGCCGATGAGCGGTATGTGCTGATCGCCGACCTCCCCCGTCGGCACACCGAAGTGGTCGACGTCCATCTTGTGGTGCGCCGCGGCGACGAGGTGCTGCTCGCCCGCCGGGCCGGCACCGGTTATGCGGACGGTCTGCTGAACGTCCCCTCGGGTCATGCGGAGGACGGGGAGGACGTCCGGGAGGCGGTGATCCGGGAGGCCGCGGAGGAGATCGGGCTGCGGCTGGCGCCCGAGGACCTGCGGGTCGCGCTCGTGATGCAGCACTGCGCCCCGCCTCCGGCACGGCCCCGGATCGGCTGGTTCTTCGAGGCGGAATACGGCGTGGGCGGCGAGCCGTGGAACCGCGAGCCGGACAAGTGCGCGGAGTTGGCGTGGTTCCCGCTGGCGGCGCTGCCGGACGACATGGTCGCCTACTCCCGCGCCGGACTGGACGGACTGCGCGCGGGCCACCGCTTCCTGCTCCACTGGCACCGGCCCGGCGACGCCGTGGCCCACGACCCGTCGGGCCCCGGCCGCGCGGTCGTGCTGGACGGACCGGGCCCGACGGGGTGA